The following nucleotide sequence is from Trifolium pratense cultivar HEN17-A07 linkage group LG2, ARS_RC_1.1, whole genome shotgun sequence.
TAGGTGGGgatattttatttcataagataaacaaatatttCTACGCGCCATTCgaaaatttgataaatttgtGCTTTGTAGGACTACTCTTGGATTTTGGGCCGGTCATCGTAACTCTAAAATTAGAGTGATTCTTGCACGTGTATGGGAAAATGACACAGAACTTGACATTTCAAATAACCGAATTAGTAGGGCTACCGGGCATCTAGTGTACCAGAAGAGATTTTACAGGAGTAAGTTTTGTATATGCCCTGGTGGATCACAGGTTAATAGTGCTCGCATAGCAGATTCTATTCATTATGGATGCATACCTGGTGAGTCATCCTTTCTGATATTTTTTAACCTTAATTTTGTGGTTGCTGTGCTTCTCAAAACTGTATGCCTATATGACAATGCAAGCATATACGAGCTAGATACGTACTACCTAATGGTTTTTGTCATTTTTCATGGATGATATAAGATTGATAAATTTACCTTGCATTTCTCATATATTGTTTACAAAACATGCATTTGCAAAATTGCAATCCCTATCCTTGGCCTCTGTAAATCAGTTCACAAACAGTTTCTAAACAGATTATAACCTATTTGGTTCAGAACCAGTTTGAACCTTAAGATTTATCCAGTTAAAATAGATAAACGAGCAAGAgctataaatataaaagaaGTTAAGCATTAATAATTTCTTTCTCCCTTGATCAAAATTCTTTCGTCAGCAAGCACTTGAGGGTGAAAACAAAGAATGTTTCAGGATTAAAATGAAATGCGTCAATTTTCTAAGCATGCATAAGATTTAGATAGAAAGATTGACTATGAATTGCTTCAGTTGCAATGGCAATTCGAGTTTGCACAACAAACACAGTCGAGCATCTAGTGGGATGAAACTTCGTCAAATTTCAAGTGAAAGCACCAAAATATAATTCACATTGCATCACACATAGCATCTCCAATCACCGGTTTCAAGCCTCTCCCACTGTTACTGGCAGAGTATATCAATATTTGTGAAAAACTCAGTCTCATATTCATTACATGAATGGCTTCGATTCTTAGAGATATAATTTGGGATTTTAGGGTTCAGCGTTCATGACTCTTAATGTATTTGTTATTGGATTTAGTAGATAGTTTTGGTTGAGCTATAACCGGTTTATCAACTGTACCAGAAATTCAATTATGGATATTGAACTTGTTTGTAAAACAGGTTCAAGTTCTTGAACTGGTTTAGATAATATAGTTTCTTGTTGTGTAGTCTAGTTTGGTTTAcaatttggtttgtttttccGGTTTTTTTGGCACACCGCGTGCAATAGAATTCTCACCATTTTGGAACTGAGACGAGTGGCCAATCCTTTGTGCTAACCATTATGGCATGcaatctttcctttttcaaaacccccTTGGGCTCAAAATAACACTCAACCCCGTtgacccccccccccccccaaccCCGTTGAATATGTGCCTTCATTGAAATGGCAAGGCCAGCCTTCTTGGAGTTCCCATTCCCTTCTTGCTTATACTAAGATTGTCCCAACTCCAAATCCATCGTCACACACCCTCCTTGCCACGTAGTCAAGATCGTCCCAACCCCAAATCCTTCTTCCTGATTCTTATTTATGATTTTCACATGGTCTAGCATAGGAATGCTTAACACAGTGTAATAAGCATGTGAAATATGGAGTTTTAATAATCAAGGTATAGGTTTCTGCTATATAGTTCAATTTGAGAAAGCAGATTTCTTGATAGGAATGAATAATAGTTGCAACTATTTTACTGTTTTAATTGTGGAATGCAAAGTGTGCCTTGGAATCAAATTTAGGACCTTCCACCCATCCAATCACCTTAGTAAGGTCAATGTACTTAATTATTGGGTGGTAAATTgataataaatatcaaattcaGTGAAAACGTCACTTATCCGAATTGGGCATATACTTCTGCCGCAGTTGTTACATGGGTTACATTTGAACTATAACTTGGTTTGAATAAATTATCGTTAAGTGTTACAATTTTGACTCTGATCTGCCTTTGAGGATGGTATTGGGATGTTTTGAATCTTTAGACAACCGAGTAACTGACCTCAAGTTGTTAATGTTGTTTTGCAGTGATATTATCAAATTACTATGACCTTCCTTTTAACGATATTCTTGACTGGAGAAAGTTTGCTGTTGTACTCAAGGAGAGTGATGTATATCAGCTTAAACAAATCCTCAAAAAAATATCGCAGGATGAGTTTGTCACACTTCATAATAATTTAGTAAAGGTAATCTTCTCATTGGTCTACGTGGTGGATGGAATAGTTTGTTTTTCACCCTTTGCTTATAGTTCGAAAAATATATCATTGCTAATAATATGCTTAAATTTTACTCTGGAATTTCTTATCATTAGTTATATTGTTTGAAAAGTCATTGGTAGTAAAACTTAATTGGATGACTGCATAGAAAATATATACTGTATTGTTAATCCATAGTGGTTGAATTGATTATTTTAAATTGCGGCTGCGTTACGAACCTTTATACCGCGGcagcaatttaaaaccattgaactcaaaaaaagttaatatgtTAGATTGGCAATTGAACTATTTGTTGATATGGTGGAACTGAAATGAAAGTTGTCATATTGTATCAGATTCAGAAACACTTTCAGTGGAATTCGCCTCCAGTGAGATATGATGCTTTCTATATGGTTATGTATGACCTCTGGTTACGCCATCACACCATCCAATACTGATTCTAGGTGCTTGTTTGGTGGATCAATGTACGTCAGGATCAAAGCTACAGTTCGTTAACTTCTATTAATTCACCGTCGATTGGCCTGTAAACAAGAGTTGAGTGTGTGTAGAAGTAAAACCAAACAAGGACCAAGACTCATTCTTGTTTTGTATACACCTTACTTCAGTTTTATATACCCAGAGAGGCACTGTAAATAACTACGTCACAGTTTTGTATTTAACAGATTGTTTTTCAATATTCTTGCATCCACACagttatttattatttgttttctgTGAGGCTTTTTGTTGAGTTGAAAATTAAGGTAGGTGCAAGTGCAATTGAGTTCAAAATCCAATCTATATAATTTTCAActataataacaacaaaatcatAGTAAATATACGTCGATGATTGGTTtaatttttaggcttaattaataaaatagtcccttaaagatatttttggtttcaaattggtcccttaaagaaaaaaaggtccaaataggtcccttaaagaaaaaaaagtctgaataggtcccttaaagacatctccgttaatcagtttggtccctaaaaagaggtctaaataggaccaaactgattaacggatatgtctttaagggacctattcggacttttttttctttaagggacctatttggacctttttttctttaagggaccaatatgaaaccaaaaatgtctttaagggaccattttactaattaagcctaatttTTAACTGAATTAGATTGACTGAATTATTAACCTACTAGTTCAATGATTGGTACAAGTTTAATAACACTGAAGCAAATCTTAGTAGATCTGTCTGTTTACTATTTTGCTTAACACAAAGTAAAACAATATGCAAtcaaagtttattttattttattttgaaccaaacaaacttaattcatttcGTCAATCAATAAATGTTCAACACAAAAGGGAATACTCTCAAAACTATGGAAAGTAGTCCAAAAAATGGCCGCTCTAGCAAGAGTGTGAGCAACCATATTTATTTGTCTCCTAACGAACTTCACCTCAAAGTTTACACATgacataatattaataatatcaaCAACAAGCAACCTAAATTCAGAAAAAAACCACCATTCTTTGTATGAATAGCTTTGACCAGGGCCTGTAAATCACTCTCAAATTGGACCCTAACTAAACCTCGACGTCTAGCTTCCTTCATGGCTTGAAGTAGTGCCCAAGCTTCACCTTCCACACAGAAAGTGTAGCCTGCTGCCTTTGCGTGATATAACCACCAAATTACCCGCACTATCTCGGAAGCAAGCACCCAAAGATGTGACTCCGACTCCGGCAAAAAAAGCCACATCAACATTGCACTTTAATCATCCTTGACTTGCATGTTCCCATCTCGGCAAGACCTGATCTGTGGCTTGAGGAACAACATGGCGCTGCAGAATGTTAACAGAAAACCAAGTATTCCACATATTGAATGCCATATTTCCAACTTGGTTCGGCAATTGAGACCTGTCGTTCCAAACTTTATCATTACGTTTGTACTATTGACACCACTGCAGCGCTGCTATTCGACGTCCTGTAGGACTTAAAAACAAAGCATCTAACTTCATTTAAATAATATACAAATGGCATTGACAATACATAGGTGCTTTTTTTCCCACCCCAAAGTTGCTACTTCCGAAAGAAACACGATTTTTCCCCGGTGATTTTTTGGAAGCTTGGAAGTGAAAAAAGTTCTTGAAATGCACATTTATCTTATCTTCAAATCCTGATATACAACAATTGTGATTCATATCTGTTAAAGAAAAAACAGTTGTGAATTTGTGGTTCACCAATAATCTTTACAAGAACATATCCCTCCTTTAAAATGATGGAATCTCTTTGCATCTCTAGCAACTATATCTCTCCCAGTAAGTaaagaaacaaattttatcCAACTGTGGCAGTCTCCACAAACTCTAAGATTCTTGAAAATTCTGATAGTAGTATTCCTACCACAAGTTTTCCATAAAGCAAATGCTATGGCTAATTTTTCACTGTGATAATATAAGGAACTAATCTTTTTCTCTTCCTCCAAATCCTGCAACACAAATTTGGTATCAGGATTATAACCCAAATTTTTAACCTTCTCTACTAACTCATGCAACATTTTCAAAATCTCATGAGCTCTTGGGTGAGATAAATCTCCTGCCATAAAAGTATGAACCTCTCGATCGATATCAACCCAACTCATTGCAGGACTTTTCTTCAACCTTAAATCTCTTATTGCACTTTTCATCTCGATCACACTGTCCCATTTTCCAGCCGAAGCATAAATGTTTGTCAAGAGAATACGAGTTCCTCCATCCTCGGGAGCATGATCGAGCATTTTTCTCATAAATTTCTCTGCCATCTCTACCTCTCCGTGAATCTTACATGCATTCAGCAGCGTCCTCCATAGTATTGCATCTGGATTTTTCACCTCCTCTATCAACATCGCAGCCTCTTCGAATCTCCTAGCTCGTCCTAACAAATCAATCATACAAGTAAAATGGTCTCTTGTCAACTCAACATTGTGGTTATCCCTAATACAAGAAAATATTTGACATCCTTCTTCAACTAACCCTGCATTGTTACATGCCAAGAGAATGCTGATAAATGTCACCGCATTTGGTGCAAGTCCCAAAATTTTCATTCTTTCAAATAGCTGAAGTGCCTCATGCCCAAAACCATTTTGTGCATAAGCATAGATCATCGAATTGATGGATACTACATCTAACTCGTTCAACGAATCAAAAACCGACCTTGCCTTTTCTACAGTTCCACATTTTCCGTACAAATGAATCAGTGCAGCATCAGCATACTTATTTCCATCAACTCCTAGTTTCATCGTTACGGCATGGATTTGTTCCCCTACTTCAAGCATTGCAAGGCTTGAACAAGCATGAAGAATACTAGATAATGTGAAATGATTCGGAATTATTGAACAACGAATCATTTCCCTAAACACCGACACAGCAACTTCTTCTCTCCCATTTTGCACAAGACCAACAATAAAAGATGTCCATGTCACATGGCTTGCATAAGCAAGTTGATTAAACACCTTTATGGAATCCTCAACCTTACTGCATTTTGAATACATAGTAAGAAGTGAAGTCTGTGAAGCAACAACAGATTCCAAACCAGACTTAACAACAAGACCATGAATCGATTTACCGTTAACTAAATCTCCGACATTACCACAACTAACCAAGACACTTGCTAGAGTATATTCATTAGGCTTAATTCTCATATCAACCATCTCCTCAAAAACCTCTAAAGCTTCACCATCAAAACCGTGCTGATTATACCCAACAATCAATGCAGTGCACAAGACAACATCTTTATCCAAAACACGGTCAAACACCAAACGAGCATCCCTCATTCTATCAAATTTCGCGTACATATCAACAATGGCAGTTGCAACAAACCCATCCGAGACCTCAAAACCCAAAACCAAAGCCAACCCATGAGCCTTCTGTCCGTGACGCAAAACACCCACCTCCGAAAAAGCCTTAAAGATTGCAGAAAACGTGTAAGCATCCGGTAAAACACCCTCAAAGAGCATGTTATTGAAGAGCTCAATTGCTTCTTTGGTCTTTCCACGGCTGACATGAGAAGAGATCATTGAATTCCAAGTAACTATGTGTCTGTTGGGCAATTCGTCGAACAGCTTGCGTGCTTCAGCTATGATGCCACATTTTATGTAACTATCAATGAGCTTGTGACCAAAGAATGAGAACAAGGAACCGGATTTGAGGATGTGGGTGTGAACTGCTTTGAGGGTAGTTATGGATTTTTTGTGTGCGCATTGTGCAATGAGTGAAGtgtataaattcatattttcatgCTACAATACCATTgtcaaatactccctccggtcctttttataaggaacactcagggcaaaaaatttggtcctttttataagaaactttgaccaattttcaaatgttttaaatgttcaatttcacttatgcccttatttattatgagagagaatttaaaaataagtaagttagttgaataaagagtaattaaataagggtatgcatggaataaatttaaatttataagtgtattaaatgaaaataactatgttaaatgtgtttcattggtctgtgtaattttttcaaagtgttccttataaaaaggaccggagggaggaTAAGATTAATTGATGGTGTAAAGACTCATCACTTATTACACTGATTATATATGTGAattattcctttttttatttaagactAATGTGCAATTTTAATCCATATAAACATGCATTTtcgtttattattattatttattttttgtcaagtaactagaatttcacattttaacttttatttaagGTGATTAAGCATAAGGATCGGattacttaaaagaaaaaagagtagAAGAAAAAGAGTAGAAGGATCGCATTCGAACTTCGATCcctgcatattacatgcaatatcCCTACTAACTAAGTTAAGCTCGAGGAGATttcgttgttttttttttgttaccatgatattggtacgaactTTCCACCGTTGT
It contains:
- the LOC123903784 gene encoding pentatricopeptide repeat-containing protein At5g65570 encodes the protein MNLYTSLIAQCAHKKSITTLKAVHTHILKSGSLFSFFGHKLIDSYIKCGIIAEARKLFDELPNRHIVTWNSMISSHVSRGKTKEAIELFNNMLFEGVLPDAYTFSAIFKAFSEVGVLRHGQKAHGLALVLGFEVSDGFVATAIVDMYAKFDRMRDARLVFDRVLDKDVVLCTALIVGYNQHGFDGEALEVFEEMVDMRIKPNEYTLASVLVSCGNVGDLVNGKSIHGLVVKSGLESVVASQTSLLTMYSKCSKVEDSIKVFNQLAYASHVTWTSFIVGLVQNGREEVAVSVFREMIRCSIIPNHFTLSSILHACSSLAMLEVGEQIHAVTMKLGVDGNKYADAALIHLYGKCGTVEKARSVFDSLNELDVVSINSMIYAYAQNGFGHEALQLFERMKILGLAPNAVTFISILLACNNAGLVEEGCQIFSCIRDNHNVELTRDHFTCMIDLLGRARRFEEAAMLIEEVKNPDAILWRTLLNACKIHGEVEMAEKFMRKMLDHAPEDGGTRILLTNIYASAGKWDSVIEMKSAIRDLRLKKSPAMSWVDIDREVHTFMAGDLSHPRAHEILKMLHELVEKVKNLGYNPDTKFVLQDLEEEKKISSLYYHSEKLAIAFALWKTCGRNTTIRIFKNLRVCGDCHSWIKFVSLLTGRDIVARDAKRFHHFKGGICSCKDYW